DNA sequence from the Sphingomonas taxi genome:
AGGAGTGGAAGGTGACGAGGATGTTGCGGTCGGCCGCGGGCAGCTCGAGCCTGGGCAGTTCCTCGAGATTGTTCCAGCGGCTCGGGCCGATCACCAGCGTGCGGTCGGGGTTCGTGCGGCGAACGAGGGGGATGAGCGTGCGTAGCATCGCATTCCAGCGCGCGGCGTCGAGCGGCGCGTGCGGTTCGTTGAGCAATTCGAACAGCACGGACGGCGGCGCGTCGCGATAGCGTTCACCGATCTGCGTCCAGAAGGCGACCAATTTGGGTTCGCACGCGTCCGGCGCTTTGGAACAGGCGTTGAAATCGTGTTCGTCGATGATGGCGCCCAGCCCCGCGGCGCTCGCCTCGCGGACCATGCGGTCGAGCGTCGCGAGCCATTGCGGGTCGAGCCGGTTCTGCGCGTCCATATGGCCGAACGACTGGAGGACGATCCGGACGAAATCGAAGCCGCCCTGCCGGATGATCCGGAAGTGGCGCGTCTTGAACCGCGCCTTGGCCGCGTCGCGCCATAGCGGGTCGTAGCCGAGGATGTTGACGCCGCGGTGCAGGCGCGCCGCGGTGCGCCACGCGGGACCGGTCCCCGTCGTTGCGGCGGGCGCGGATTGCGCGGTCGCCTGACCCGCCGCGATCGCCGGAGCGACCGTGGGCGTGGTGAGGATCAGGGCCAATGTCAGTAACTTACATGTGAACCGCACGGCGCTGATCCTTCGGCAAGGCGAGAATAGGATCGGTAGACGATCCGGCGGAAGCTGTCCTCTTATTCGATGCGG
Encoded proteins:
- a CDS encoding glycoside hydrolase family 5 protein translates to MALILTTPTVAPAIAAGQATAQSAPAATTGTGPAWRTAARLHRGVNILGYDPLWRDAAKARFKTRHFRIIRQGGFDFVRIVLQSFGHMDAQNRLDPQWLATLDRMVREASAAGLGAIIDEHDFNACSKAPDACEPKLVAFWTQIGERYRDAPPSVLFELLNEPHAPLDAARWNAMLRTLIPLVRRTNPDRTLVIGPSRWNNLEELPRLELPAADRNILVTFHSYEPFRFTHQGAPWAPELTAVKNVPFTAADERRIKADYDTVGAWSKANDRPVLMGEFGAYEKSGTPMAARARYTATVRHEAEAHGFPWAYWQFDSDFILYDIDRDRWVEPIRQALVPAATNAAAPR